One window from the genome of Glycine soja cultivar W05 chromosome 12, ASM419377v2, whole genome shotgun sequence encodes:
- the LOC114378532 gene encoding dynamin-related protein 5A-like — protein MSSSTVAGADTPTPSKTQSKRRRSHADLTSRFEAYNRLQGAAVAFGETLPIPEIVAVGGQSDGKSSLLEALLGFRFNVREVEMGTRRPLILQMVHDASALEPRCRFQEEDSEEYGSPVVLSSAIADIIKSRTEALLKKTKTAVSPKPIVMRAEYAHCPNLTIIDTPGFVLKAKKGEPDNTPDEILSMVKSLASPPHRILLFLQQSSVEWCSSLWLDSIREIDPTFRRTVIVVSKFDNRLKEFSDRWEVDRYLSASGYLGDNTHPFFVALPKDRGNVSNDEFRRQISQVDSEVLHHLQEGVKGGFDEEKFKSYIGFGRLRDYLESELQKKYKEAAPATLALLEQRCSELTSELARMDSKIQATSDVSHLRKSAMLHAASISNHVGALIDGAADPSPELWGKTTVEERSRSGIGVWPGVTADVNPPNATLRLYGGAAFERVMHEFRCAAYSIECPSVSREKVANILLAHAGRGGGRGITEAAAEIARAAAKSWLAPLLDTACDRLSFVLGSLFDLALERNCSHDSECGIKGDDMDGYVGFHAALRCAYNRFIGDLAKKCKQLVRHHLDSVTSPYSQVCYFNDFQPCSGPNALSYSKVLELSDTSSASRDVRRDQENIPPEKNAQETTPGKTGETRDVLRESHITIPETPSPDQPGDAAFGVVKKEPGICNDMGPRKRASRMGGNSKNSDNVRLQNGVILFGNGERSGSPYSDICVSAAQHFARIRGVLVERGVTSTLNSGFLTPCRDRLFVALGLDLFAVNDEKFMDMFVAPGAIDVLESERESLSKRQKILQSCLNEFKNVARAL, from the exons ATGTCGTCCTCCACCGTCGCCGGCGCGGACACTCCCACTCCGTCAAAAACCCAGTCGAAGCGCAGGAGGAGCCACGCCGATTTGACGTCCAGATTCGAGGCCTACAACCGGCTCCAGGGCGCGGCCGTGGCCTTCGGCGAGACGCTGCCGATCCCGGAGATTGTGGCTGTCGGGGGCCAGTCCGACGGGAAGAGCTCCCTCCTGGAGGCGCTCCTCGGGTTCCGTTTCAACGTCCGCGAGGTCGAGATGGGCACTCGTAGACCTCTTATACTGCAAATGGTCCACGATGCTTCCGCTCTCGAACCCCGTTGCCGCTTCCAG GAGGAGGATTCAGAAGAGTATGGAAGTCCTGTGGTTTTGTCATCTGCCATTGCAGACATTATAAAGTCCCGAACTGAGGCACTTTTGAAGAAAACCAAGACAGCAGTTTCTCCTAAGCCAATTGTAATGAGAGCTGAGTATGCACATTGTCCTAACCTTACTATTATTGACACACCTGGGTTTGTTCTTAAG GCAAAGAAGGGTGAACCAGATAACACGCCTGATGAAATCCTTTCTATGGTGAAGTCCTTGGCTAGTCCTCCTCACCGCATACTCTTGTTCCTCCAGCAAAGTAGTGTTGAGTGGTGCTCCTCATTGTGGTTGGATTCTATTCGCGAAATTGACCCAACATTTAGACGGACAGTGATTGTTGTCTCCAAATTTGATAACCGTCTCAAG GAATTTAGTGACCGGTGGGAAGTGGATCGCTATTTGAGTGCGAGTGGTTACCTTGGAGATAACACTCACCCCTTTTTTGTGGCCCTGCCAAAGGACAGGGGTAATGTTTCAAATGATGAGTTCCGCAGGCAGATTTCTCAGGTAGATTCAGAGGTTCTTCATCATCTCCAAGAGGGTGTCAAGGGAGGTTTTGATGAAGAAAAGTTCAAGTCCTATATTGGTTTTGGCCGTCTGAGAGATTATTTGGAGTCTGAGCTTCagaaaaaatacaaagaagCCGCCCCAGCAACCCTTGCTTTACTCGAGCAACGCTGCAGTGAATTGACTTCTGAACTTGCTAGAATGGATTCAAAAATACAGGCCACTTCAGATGTTTCCCATCTCAGGAAATCTGCAATGCTGCATGCAGCTTCTATCAGCAATCATGTG GGTGCATTGATTGATGGTGCAGCAGATCCTTCCCCTGAGCTGTGGGGGAAAACAACTGTAGAAGAGAGGTCACGAAGTGGTATTGGGGTTTGGCCTGGTGTTACTGCTGATGTAAATCCCCCCAATGCTACTCTTCGTCTTTATGGGGGTGCTGCATTTGAGAGGGTGATGCATGAGTTTCGCTGTGCTGCATATTCCATAGAATGCCCCTCAGTGTCAAGAGAGAAG GTTGCAAATATATTACTTGCTCATGCTGGCCGAGGTGGGGGAAGAGGAATAACAGAGGCTGCTGCAGAGATTGCACGAGCTGCTGCTAAATCATGGCTTGCTCCTCTTCTTGACACTGCTTGTGACCGGCTTTCTTTTGTCTTGGgaagtttatttgatttggctCTAGAAAGAAACTGCAGTCATGATTCAGAAT GTGGTATTAAAGGAGATGACATGGATGGCTATGTAGGTTTCCATGCTGCTTTAAGGTGTGCTTATAATCGCTTCATAGGGGATCTTGCTAAGAAGTGCAAGCAACTTGTTAGGCACCACCTTGATTCAGTTACTAGTCCATACTCACAGGTTTGCTATTTTAATGACTTTCAACCATGTTCTGGCCCAAATGCACTCTCTTATAGCAAAGTCCTTGAGTTGAGTGATACTAGTTCAGCTTCCCGTGATGTAAGGAGGGATCAGGAAAATATACCTCCCGAAAAAAATGCTCAAGAAACCACACCAGGTAAAACAGGAGAAACCAGAGATGTTTTGAGAGAAAGTCACATAACTATCCCTGAGACCCCATCTCCAGATCAGCCAGGTGATGCAGCATTTGGGGTGGTTAAAAAGGAGCCTGGAATTTGCAATGACATGGGGCCAAGAAAGAGAGCGTCCAGAATGGGTGGGAATAGCAAAAATTCTGACAATGTTAGACTGCAAAATGGTGTCATTTTATTTGGAAATGGGGAGAGATCAGGTTCACCTTACTCAGATATCTGTGTTTCAGCTGCCCAGCATTTTGCACGTATTCGTGGAGTTCTTGTTGAGAGAGGCGTGACATCAACATTAAATTCTGGATTCCTAACCCCTTG CCGAGATCGGCTATTCGTGGCTCTTGGCTTAGATTTATTTGCTGTGAACGATGAGAAATTCATGGACATGTTTGTTGCTCCGGGTGCCATAGATGTGCTAGAAAGTGAACGAGAGTCTCTCTCAAAGCGTCAGAAGATACTCCAGTCTTGCTTGAATGAGTTTAAAAACGTTGCTCGGGCACTATGA